A genomic region of Macaca thibetana thibetana isolate TM-01 chromosome 14, ASM2454274v1, whole genome shotgun sequence contains the following coding sequences:
- the JRKL gene encoding jerky protein homolog-like — MSGKRKRVVLTIKDKLDIIKKLEDGGSSKQLAVIYGIGETTVRDIRKNKEKIITYASSSDSTSLLAKRKSMKPSMYEELDRAMLEWFNQQRAKGNPISGPICAKRAEFFFYALGMDGDFNPSAGWLTRFKQRHSIREINIRNERLNGDETAVEDFCNNFRDFIERENLQPEQIYNADETGLFWKCLPSRISVIKGKCTVPGHKSIEERVTIMCCANATGLHKLKLCVVGKAKKPRSFKSTDTLNLPVSYFSQKGAWMDLSIFRQWFDKIFVPQVREYLRSKGLQEKAVLLLDNSPTHPNENVLRSDDGQIFAKYLPPNVASLIQPSDQGVIATMKRNYRAGLLQNNLEEGNDLKSFWKKLTLLDALYEIAMAWNLVKPVTISRAWKKILPMIEEKESLDFDDEDISVATVATLLQHTKGLENVTTENLEKWLEVDSTEPGYEVLTDSEIIRRAQGQTDESSENEEEEIELIPEKHINHAAALQWTENLLDYLEQQGDMILPDRLVIRKLRATIRNKQKMTKSSQ, encoded by the coding sequence taTAACTTATGCAAGCAGTTCTGATTCCACAAGTCTTTTGGCCAAGAGGAAATCTATGAAGCCATCCATGTATGAGGAATTGGACAGGGCAATGCTGGAATGGTTCAACCAGCAAAGAGCAAAAGGGAATCCCATATCTGGACCAATTTGTGCAAAAAGGGCAGAGTTCTTCTTTTATGCTTTGGGAATGGATGGCGATTTTAACCCCTCTGCCGGCTGGCTAACTCGTTTTAAGCAGCGGCACAGCATTAGAGAGATTAACATTAGAAATGAAAGATTAAATGGAGATGAGACTGCAGTGGAAGATTTTTGTAACAACTTTAGAGATTTTATTGAACGAGAGAATTTACAGCCTGAACAAATCTACAATGCAGATGAAACTGGACTCTTTTGGAAGTGCTTGCCTTCTAGAATTTCAGTAATCAAAGGTAAATGCACTGTCCCTGGGCACAAATCAATTGAAGAAAGAGTCACAATCATGTGTTGTGCCAATGCAACAGGTTTACACAAACTTAAACTTTGTGTTGTGGGGAAAGCAAAGAAACCTCGCTCCTTTAAATCAACTGACACTTTAAACTTGCCAGTCTCTTATTTCAGCCAAAAAGGTGCCTGGATGGATCTTTCCATTTTCCGACAATGGTTTGATAAAATTTTTGTGCCGCAAGTTCGAGAGTATTTAAGATCTAAAGGCTTGCAGGAAAAGGCTGTGCTCTTGTTGGATAATTCACCAACACATCCAAATGAAAATGTCCTAAGGTCAGATGATGgccaaatatttgctaaatatttacCACCTAATGTGGCCTCATTGATTCAGCCTTCAGATCAGGGAGTCATAGCAACAATGAAGAGAAATTATCGTGCAGGTCTTCTCCAGAACAACTTGGAAGAAGGTAATGACCTGAAATCATTCTGGAAGAAGCTAACTCTGTTGGATGCACTTTATGAAATAGCAATGGCATGGAACTTAGTAAAACCAGTTACCATTAGCAGAGCATGGAAGAAGATTCTCCCTATGATAGAGGAGAAAGAGAGCTTGGACTTTGATGATGAAGATATTTCTGTGGCTACTGTGGCTACCCTTTTACAACACACCAAAGGATTGGAAAATGTGACTACTGAGAACCTTGAAAAATGGCTTGAAGTAGACAGTACTGAACCAGGCTATGAAGTGTTAACTGATAGCGAAATCATCAGAAGAGCACAAGGCCAGACAGATGAATCCAGTGAaaatgaggaggaggaaataGAACTAATTCCAGAGAAACATATTAATCATGCAGCTGCTCTCCAATGGACTGAAAATTTATTGGATTATCTAGAACAACAAGGTGATATGATTCTACCTGATAGACTGGTAATACGTAAACTTCGAGCCACCATCAGAAATAAACAGAAGATGACAAAGTCAAGTCAATAA